A DNA window from Staphylococcus warneri contains the following coding sequences:
- the obgE gene encoding GTPase ObgE translates to MFVDQVKISLKAGDGGNGITAYRREKYVPFGGPAGGDGGKGASVIFEVDEGLRTLLDFRYQTHFKAKKGENGQSSNMHGRNAEDLVLKVPPGTIVKSVETEEVLADLVEDGQRAIVAKGGRGGRGNSRFATPRNPAPDFSENGEPGEEIDVTLELKLLADVGLVGFPSVGKSTLLSIVSKAKPKIGAYHFTTIKPNLGVVSTPDNRSFVMADLPGLIEGASDGVGLGHQFLRHVERTKVIVHMIDMSGSEGRDPIDDYHVINKELVAYKQRLEDRPQIIVANKMDMPDAEENLELFKEEIGDDHIIIPLSAVSRDNIDQLLYTIADQLEKVKDIDFSVEEDENVGVNRVVYKHTPSQDTFTITRDDDGAYVVSGNAIERTFKMTDFNSDPAVRRFARQMRSMGIDDALRARGCSNGDIVRILGGEFEFIE, encoded by the coding sequence ATGTTTGTCGATCAAGTGAAAATATCTCTTAAAGCAGGAGATGGTGGTAATGGTATTACCGCATACAGAAGAGAAAAATATGTACCATTCGGTGGACCAGCTGGTGGCGATGGTGGTAAAGGTGCATCAGTAATATTTGAAGTAGATGAAGGTCTACGTACATTATTAGATTTTAGATATCAAACGCACTTTAAAGCTAAAAAAGGAGAAAATGGGCAAAGTAGTAACATGCATGGAAGAAATGCAGAAGACTTAGTATTAAAAGTACCACCCGGCACAATTGTTAAAAGTGTTGAAACTGAAGAAGTCCTTGCAGACTTAGTTGAAGATGGTCAACGCGCTATAGTAGCAAAAGGTGGTCGTGGAGGTCGTGGTAACTCACGTTTTGCGACACCTAGAAACCCTGCACCAGACTTCAGTGAAAATGGTGAGCCAGGTGAAGAAATCGATGTCACACTTGAATTAAAATTATTAGCGGATGTAGGTTTAGTAGGTTTTCCTAGTGTAGGTAAATCAACTTTATTATCAATCGTTTCTAAAGCTAAACCTAAAATTGGAGCGTATCATTTTACAACAATCAAACCAAATTTAGGAGTAGTTTCTACACCCGATAATAGAAGTTTTGTTATGGCTGACTTACCAGGTTTAATTGAAGGTGCATCAGACGGCGTAGGTTTAGGCCATCAATTTTTACGACATGTTGAACGTACAAAAGTAATTGTACATATGATTGATATGAGTGGTTCAGAAGGGCGTGATCCTATCGATGATTATCACGTCATTAATAAAGAATTAGTGGCATATAAGCAACGTTTAGAAGATCGACCACAAATTATAGTAGCAAATAAAATGGATATGCCAGATGCAGAAGAGAATTTAGAATTATTCAAGGAAGAAATCGGTGACGACCATATTATTATTCCGTTATCTGCAGTGTCAAGAGATAATATTGATCAATTATTATATACAATTGCTGATCAACTTGAAAAAGTAAAAGACATTGATTTCTCTGTTGAAGAAGATGAAAATGTTGGTGTTAACCGTGTTGTATACAAACACACACCATCTCAAGATACATTCACAATTACAAGAGATGATGATGGTGCATATGTTGTGAGTGGTAATGCAATCGAAAGAACATTCAAGATGACAGACTTTAATAGTGATCCAGCGGTACGTCGTTTCGCAAGACAAATGCGTTCAATGGGTATTGATGATGCCTTAAGAGCTAGAGGCTGTAGCAACGGAGATATCGTAAGAATTCTTGGTGGAGAATTCGAATTTATAGAATAG
- the mreC gene encoding rod shape-determining protein MreC produces MLKFFKNNKLIVVLCAIIVFIALIGLSIRSQSQSPPEQYVGDSVSFGQRVMSYPVNFVTGAIGNIFNMGESKETKNKVKQLEAKNQRLEAENKKYKKELDMKDISKYDPISTTVIARNPDQWMNTIVIDKGSKAGIKNNMAVMTSEGLIGRTTKVNQFSSQVDLISTNTRAGKLSVNIQHKSKNVFGLIDHYDAKNEELVISDINNKDSVSKGDKVVTSGLADQLPSSLYIGEVTSVENDQYGLAKEVRVKTGADLSDLNHVYVAKRDAASLPKDESGDN; encoded by the coding sequence GTGCTTAAATTTTTCAAAAATAACAAACTCATTGTTGTTTTATGTGCAATTATTGTTTTTATTGCATTAATTGGTTTGTCTATTCGCTCTCAATCTCAATCACCTCCCGAGCAATATGTAGGAGATTCTGTTTCATTTGGTCAACGAGTGATGAGTTATCCTGTAAATTTTGTTACTGGAGCAATTGGTAATATTTTTAATATGGGTGAATCGAAAGAAACTAAAAACAAAGTCAAACAATTAGAAGCTAAAAATCAACGATTAGAGGCTGAAAACAAGAAGTATAAAAAGGAATTAGATATGAAAGATATATCTAAATATGATCCGATTTCTACTACTGTTATAGCAAGAAATCCAGACCAATGGATGAATACTATAGTCATTGATAAAGGTTCTAAAGCTGGTATCAAAAATAATATGGCTGTCATGACATCTGAAGGATTAATTGGAAGAACTACTAAAGTAAATCAATTTTCTTCACAAGTGGATTTAATTTCTACGAATACAAGAGCAGGTAAATTATCAGTTAATATACAGCATAAATCTAAAAATGTATTTGGATTAATAGATCATTATGATGCGAAAAATGAAGAATTAGTTATTAGCGATATCAATAATAAAGATAGTGTTTCCAAAGGCGATAAAGTTGTAACGAGTGGTTTAGCAGATCAACTTCCAAGCAGTTTATACATAGGTGAAGTGACAAGTGTAGAGAATGATCAATATGGTTTAGCTAAGGAAGTAAGAGTGAAAACAGGTGCAGATTTATCAGATTTAAATCATGTATATGTTGCTAAGCGAGACGCTGCTTCACTTCCTAAAGATGAAAGCGGGGATAACTAA
- a CDS encoding valine--tRNA ligase, whose translation MEMKPKYNPREVEAGRYDEWVKNGYFKPSEDSNKETYTIVIPPPNVTGKLHLGHAWDTTLQDIITRMKRMQGYDTLYLPGMDHAGIATQAKVEAKLNEQGISRHDIGREKFLEQAWDWKEEYASFIRKQWAKLGLGLDYSRERFTLDDGLSKAVKKVFVDLYNKGIIYRGERIINWDPQARTALSDIEVIHEDVQGAFYHFKYPYADGDGYIEIATTRPETMLGDTAIVVNPNDERYKDVIGKKVILPIVGRELPILADEYVDIEFGSGAMKVTPAHDPNDFEIGQRHQLENIIVMDEKGHMNHHAGKYEGLERFECRKQLVEDLKEQDLVIKIEEHMHSVGHSERSGAVVEPYLSTQWFVKMKPLAKRALDNQKTDDRIDFYPPRFENTFNRWMEEIRDWTISRQLWWGHQIPAWYHNETGEVYVGENAPEDIENWTQDEDVLDTWFSSALWPFSTLGWPDVEAEDFKRYFPTNALVTGYDIIFFWVARMIFQGLEFTDRRPFNDVLLHGLVRAEDGRKMSKSLGNGVDPMDVIDEYGADSLRYFLATGSAPGQDLRYSTEKVESVWNFINKIWNAARFSLMNIGEDFKVEDIDLSGNLSLADKWILTRLNETIATVTDLSDKYEFGEVGRALYNFIWDEFCDWYIEMSKIPMNGEDEDQKQTTRSVLSYVLDRIMRMLHPFMPFVTEKIWQSLPHDGETIVQASWPTVNEELMFDDSKQTMQQLVEIIKSIRQSRLEVNTPLSKAIPIMIQAKDNNIQSTLTENADYIERFCHPSELTINVDIDIPEKAMTSVVLAGKVILPLEGLIDMDKEIARLEKELDKLQSELDRVDKKLANENFVNKAPEKIINEEKEKQKHYQEKYDGVKARIEQLKA comes from the coding sequence ATGGAAATGAAACCGAAATATAATCCACGCGAAGTAGAAGCGGGAAGATATGATGAATGGGTAAAAAATGGTTATTTCAAACCATCAGAAGATAGTAATAAAGAAACATATACAATCGTTATTCCACCACCAAATGTAACAGGTAAATTACATTTAGGCCATGCTTGGGATACAACATTACAAGATATTATTACTCGTATGAAGCGTATGCAAGGTTATGATACTTTATATCTACCTGGTATGGATCATGCTGGTATTGCTACACAAGCTAAAGTAGAAGCTAAACTAAATGAACAAGGTATTTCACGTCATGATATTGGTCGTGAAAAATTCTTAGAACAAGCTTGGGATTGGAAAGAAGAATATGCAAGCTTCATCCGTAAACAATGGGCTAAATTAGGATTAGGATTAGATTATAGTAGAGAACGTTTTACTTTGGATGACGGTTTAAGTAAAGCTGTTAAAAAAGTGTTTGTTGACCTTTATAACAAAGGCATTATTTATAGAGGCGAACGTATCATCAACTGGGATCCTCAAGCTCGTACCGCTTTATCTGATATAGAAGTGATTCATGAAGATGTACAAGGTGCATTTTATCACTTTAAATACCCATATGCTGATGGGGATGGATATATTGAAATCGCTACAACACGTCCAGAAACGATGTTAGGTGATACAGCTATTGTTGTTAACCCGAATGACGAGAGATATAAAGACGTAATTGGCAAAAAGGTTATATTACCAATAGTTGGTAGAGAATTACCAATATTAGCTGATGAATACGTAGATATCGAATTTGGTTCTGGTGCTATGAAAGTAACGCCAGCTCATGACCCTAATGACTTTGAAATTGGTCAACGTCATCAATTAGAAAATATTATAGTAATGGATGAAAAAGGACACATGAATCATCATGCTGGTAAATATGAAGGCCTTGAGCGTTTTGAATGTCGTAAACAGTTAGTTGAAGACTTAAAAGAACAAGATTTAGTCATTAAGATTGAGGAACATATGCATTCTGTTGGTCACTCTGAACGTTCTGGTGCAGTAGTAGAACCATATTTATCTACACAATGGTTTGTTAAAATGAAACCTTTAGCCAAACGTGCTTTAGATAATCAAAAAACAGATGATCGTATTGATTTTTATCCACCTCGATTTGAAAATACATTTAATCGTTGGATGGAAGAAATTAGAGATTGGACTATTTCAAGACAGCTTTGGTGGGGCCATCAAATTCCTGCATGGTATCACAATGAAACTGGAGAAGTTTATGTAGGAGAAAATGCACCAGAAGATATTGAAAATTGGACTCAAGATGAAGATGTTTTAGATACTTGGTTTTCTAGTGCATTATGGCCATTCTCAACTTTAGGTTGGCCAGACGTTGAAGCAGAAGATTTTAAACGTTATTTCCCAACTAATGCATTAGTGACAGGTTATGACATTATTTTCTTCTGGGTTGCACGTATGATTTTCCAAGGGTTAGAGTTCACAGACCGTAGACCATTTAATGATGTATTGTTACATGGCTTAGTTAGAGCAGAAGACGGTAGAAAAATGAGTAAATCATTAGGCAATGGTGTAGATCCTATGGATGTTATTGATGAATATGGTGCAGATAGTTTAAGATACTTCCTTGCCACAGGTTCTGCACCAGGTCAAGATTTACGTTATTCAACTGAAAAGGTTGAATCAGTATGGAATTTCATTAATAAAATATGGAATGCCGCAAGATTTAGTTTAATGAATATTGGTGAAGACTTTAAAGTTGAAGATATTGATTTATCAGGAAATTTATCTTTAGCAGATAAATGGATATTAACGCGTCTAAATGAAACAATCGCTACAGTTACAGATTTAAGTGATAAATATGAGTTTGGTGAAGTAGGTCGAGCGTTATATAATTTCATTTGGGATGAATTCTGCGATTGGTATATTGAAATGAGTAAGATACCTATGAATGGCGAAGATGAAGATCAAAAACAAACGACACGTTCTGTATTAAGTTATGTGTTAGATCGCATTATGAGAATGCTACATCCATTTATGCCATTTGTTACAGAAAAAATTTGGCAAAGCTTACCTCATGATGGAGAAACAATTGTTCAAGCATCTTGGCCAACTGTAAATGAGGAACTCATGTTTGATGATAGTAAGCAAACGATGCAACAATTAGTTGAAATTATAAAATCAATAAGACAATCTCGATTAGAAGTAAATACACCACTATCTAAAGCTATTCCAATTATGATTCAGGCTAAAGATAATAATATTCAATCTACACTAACAGAAAATGCTGACTATATAGAAAGATTCTGTCATCCAAGTGAATTGACAATCAATGTTGATATCGACATCCCAGAGAAAGCAATGACGTCTGTTGTATTAGCGGGTAAAGTCATCTTACCTTTAGAAGGTTTAATTGATATGGATAAAGAGATTGCACGTTTAGAAAAAGAATTAGATAAACTACAAAGTGAATTAGATCGCGTCGATAAAAAATTGGCCAATGAAAACTTTGTCAATAAAGCACCTGAAAAAATTATTAATGAAGAAAAAGAAAAGCAAAAGCATTACCAAGAAAAATATGATGGTGTAAAAGCAAGAATTGAACAATTAAAAGCATAG
- a CDS encoding bifunctional folylpolyglutamate synthase/dihydrofolate synthase, translated as MNYLDSLYWIHERTKFGIKPGVKRVEWMLEKLNNPQQRIKGIHVGGTNGKGSTVAYLRAALVENNYEVGTFTSPFIETFNERISLNGYPISNDEIVELVTRVKPISEALEVETELGNATEFEIITTMMFLYFGEVHPVDFVIVEAGLGIKNDSTNVFNPIMSILTSIGLDHTDILGNTYLDIAKDKGDIIKPNTPVIYSVKNEDALKYIRDYAVEQNATPIELDREIIVVSQDDEFTYRYKDYELETIILNMLGEHQKENASLAITALIELNESGIIELDFNKMIDGIESVNWIGRIEQVKEHPLMIIDGAHNNESVDALIDTIKQYYGRDQIDILFSAIKGKPICDMLNKLEDIASHFYITDFDFPKALSKEEIAENINRNNVELIDDYVEFLENYDGKGLIITGSLYFISEVKSKTKFD; from the coding sequence ATGAATTACCTAGATAGCTTGTATTGGATACATGAAAGAACTAAGTTTGGCATCAAACCAGGCGTTAAACGTGTGGAATGGATGCTTGAAAAACTAAATAACCCACAACAACGTATTAAAGGCATACACGTAGGCGGTACAAATGGAAAAGGATCGACAGTGGCATATTTAAGAGCAGCTTTGGTTGAAAATAACTATGAAGTTGGTACTTTTACATCTCCATTTATTGAAACTTTTAATGAACGTATTAGTTTAAATGGATATCCTATTTCAAATGATGAAATTGTTGAGTTAGTTACTCGTGTTAAACCAATAAGTGAAGCGTTAGAAGTTGAAACAGAGTTAGGCAATGCAACTGAATTTGAAATTATTACTACAATGATGTTTTTATACTTTGGTGAAGTACACCCAGTTGATTTTGTTATTGTTGAAGCGGGTTTAGGTATTAAAAACGATTCAACCAATGTATTTAATCCAATTATGTCTATTTTAACGAGCATAGGTTTAGATCATACTGACATCTTAGGCAACACTTATTTAGATATAGCCAAAGACAAGGGAGATATCATTAAACCTAATACACCAGTAATTTATTCTGTGAAAAATGAAGATGCATTAAAATATATTAGAGACTATGCAGTTGAACAAAATGCAACACCTATTGAGCTTGATAGAGAAATTATTGTAGTTTCTCAAGATGATGAATTTACTTATAGATATAAAGATTACGAACTTGAAACAATTATTTTAAATATGTTGGGTGAACATCAAAAAGAAAATGCATCATTAGCTATAACGGCATTAATTGAATTAAATGAATCAGGAATCATAGAACTTGATTTTAATAAAATGATTGATGGTATTGAATCAGTCAATTGGATCGGTAGAATTGAACAAGTTAAAGAACATCCATTAATGATTATTGATGGTGCGCATAATAATGAAAGTGTAGATGCTTTGATTGATACTATTAAACAATATTATGGTCGTGATCAAATTGATATTTTATTCTCAGCGATTAAAGGAAAACCAATTTGTGATATGTTAAACAAATTAGAAGACATTGCATCTCACTTTTATATCACCGATTTTGATTTTCCCAAAGCTTTATCAAAAGAAGAAATTGCTGAAAATATCAATAGAAATAATGTTGAGCTAATAGATGATTATGTAGAATTTTTAGAGAATTATGATGGAAAAGGTTTAATTATTACAGGTAGCTTATATTTTATAAGCGAAGTTAAATCTAAAACAAAATTTGATTAG
- a CDS encoding ACT domain-containing protein yields MDNKEYKKFYLIREDVLPESVIKTLKIKDALKNNSELSIYEAVKQYGLSRSAFYKYRETIFPVDEKLLDHREFTLILYVNDIVGMLAQVLNTISQLHLSVLTIHQSVPMNDKATITLSLNASSSDLMIDDVVIALREIEHVSKVELISMSM; encoded by the coding sequence ATGGACAATAAAGAATATAAGAAGTTTTATCTTATACGTGAAGATGTTTTACCTGAATCTGTAATTAAAACATTAAAAATAAAAGATGCATTAAAAAATAATTCTGAGTTGTCCATCTATGAGGCCGTAAAACAATACGGCTTGTCAAGAAGCGCTTTTTATAAATATAGAGAAACTATATTTCCTGTAGATGAAAAATTATTAGACCATCGTGAATTCACTTTAATTCTATATGTCAATGATATTGTAGGTATGTTGGCTCAAGTATTAAATACAATTTCTCAATTACATTTATCTGTACTTACAATACATCAAAGTGTACCGATGAATGATAAAGCAACGATTACCTTATCGTTAAATGCTTCATCTTCTGATTTAATGATAGATGATGTAGTAATTGCCTTAAGAGAAATTGAACATGTGTCTAAAGTAGAGTTAATAAGCATGAGTATGTAA
- a CDS encoding DUF4930 family protein has protein sequence MTFIFSIIKNIIAVIAILIIIYIALKYAPFLRDQEWNPISNPPNQTEQNMDNPNDNTKQPQHGKRYSIEDNDIIKNVPTSQIKNVFNMINKKEFMSVSGIGRMGYNDEYLAGQRGDEFIIYKFGSDSIRVYNNEFEMQQDLHELGQNIELKNEQAFENN, from the coding sequence ATGACGTTCATATTCAGTATAATAAAAAATATTATAGCAGTTATAGCTATTTTAATCATTATCTATATCGCGTTAAAGTATGCGCCTTTTTTAAGGGACCAAGAGTGGAATCCAATTAGTAATCCTCCAAATCAGACTGAGCAAAATATGGATAACCCAAATGATAATACAAAACAACCGCAACATGGTAAAAGATATTCAATAGAAGACAATGATATAATCAAGAACGTACCTACAAGTCAAATCAAAAATGTATTTAATATGATCAATAAAAAAGAATTTATGTCAGTATCAGGAATCGGAAGAATGGGATATAATGATGAATATTTAGCTGGTCAAAGAGGCGATGAATTTATTATTTATAAATTCGGTTCTGATTCAATTCGAGTATATAATAATGAGTTTGAAATGCAACAAGATTTACATGAGTTGGGACAAAATATTGAATTAAAAAATGAACAGGCATTTGAAAATAATTAG
- a CDS encoding prepilin peptidase: MLIYTYVSSVLFSFLYQLSTNDNFNKRYLILRSQCDFCQSKLKYYDLIPIISFLILKGKSRCCKQSLNYSYLIGELLALLPILLVYYQLININPQLYLISFLFLLVMSINDIEDYSINLYFLIIFTTVLLFTTQIFLNTFILTFIISHLFYIFMNHYIGYGDILLFNILSLFLSMNFMFYLILFTFMIGGLITIIIKTFFNHNIKYIPLIPFIFLSFIFVSSFYPYLIELFGGVPF, from the coding sequence ATGTTGATTTACACATATGTATCCTCAGTACTATTTAGCTTCTTATATCAGCTTTCAACTAATGATAATTTTAATAAAAGATACCTAATATTAAGGTCCCAATGTGATTTTTGTCAAAGTAAATTAAAATATTATGATTTAATTCCAATTATAAGCTTCCTTATTTTAAAAGGTAAGTCGAGATGTTGTAAGCAATCATTAAACTATAGTTACTTGATAGGTGAGTTACTTGCATTACTACCAATCTTGCTTGTCTATTACCAACTAATCAATATTAATCCTCAACTTTATTTAATTTCCTTTCTGTTTTTATTAGTTATGTCAATCAATGATATAGAAGATTATTCTATTAATTTATATTTTTTAATTATCTTCACAACTGTTTTATTATTTACGACTCAGATTTTCCTAAATACTTTTATCCTTACATTTATAATTAGTCACTTATTCTATATATTTATGAATCATTATATTGGCTATGGAGATATTCTTCTATTTAATATTCTATCTTTATTCTTATCAATGAACTTCATGTTTTACCTTATTCTTTTCACTTTTATGATAGGTGGTTTGATAACCATAATCATTAAAACCTTTTTTAATCACAACATTAAATATATCCCTCTTATTCCATTTATCTTTTTATCGTTTATTTTTGTTTCTAGTTTTTATCCTTATTTAATCGAACTATTTGGAGGTGTTCCTTTTTGA
- a CDS encoding ribosomal-processing cysteine protease Prp, translating to MITVDITVNDEGKVTDVVMDGHANHGEYGHDIVCAGASAVLFGSVNAIMGLTSEKPDIDYSDDGGHFHIRSVDTNNDEAQLILKAMLVSLQTIEEEYNENIRLNYK from the coding sequence ATGATTACTGTTGATATTACAGTTAATGATGAAGGCAAAGTAACAGATGTCGTTATGGATGGTCATGCTAATCACGGTGAATATGGTCATGACATAGTCTGTGCTGGTGCCTCAGCCGTATTATTTGGTAGTGTTAATGCAATTATGGGATTGACGTCAGAAAAACCGGATATCGATTATAGTGATGACGGCGGTCATTTTCATATAAGAAGTGTTGATACAAATAACGATGAAGCTCAATTAATTCTTAAAGCAATGCTTGTATCTTTACAAACTATTGAAGAAGAATATAATGAAAATATCAGATTAAATTATAAGTGA
- the rplU gene encoding 50S ribosomal protein L21, giving the protein MFAIIETGGKQIKVEEGQEIYVEKLDVNEGDSFTFDKVLFVGGDSVKVGAPTVEGATVTATVNKNGRGKKITVFTYKRRKDSKRKKGHRQPYTKLTIDKINV; this is encoded by the coding sequence ATGTTTGCTATTATTGAAACAGGTGGAAAACAAATCAAAGTAGAAGAAGGACAAGAAATTTACGTTGAAAAATTAGACGTAAACGAAGGTGATTCTTTCACATTTGATAAAGTATTATTTGTAGGTGGAGATTCAGTTAAAGTTGGTGCGCCAACAGTTGAAGGTGCTACTGTTACTGCAACTGTTAATAAAAACGGTCGTGGTAAAAAAATCACTGTATTCACATACAAACGTCGTAAGGACTCTAAACGTAAAAAAGGCCATCGTCAACCATATACAAAATTAACTATCGATAAAATTAACGTGTAA
- the mreD gene encoding rod shape-determining protein MreD translates to MRGIYYFLIGILLFYIDTIIGLVIPMHFGKIDVIFVPHLTLMYLLILTIYRSFGVALILAIFFGLITDLYFGSIYGLYMFGYILAVVVMDRFFKIFYKDKVMIFIIILVSTLLIEIYVALIYGLIGFIQFNLLEFLLLRLLPTFILNIILLTILYPIMLKFLRKIQIKIDSRI, encoded by the coding sequence ATGCGAGGAATATATTATTTCTTGATTGGTATTCTACTTTTTTATATTGATACTATTATTGGTTTAGTCATTCCTATGCACTTCGGTAAAATTGATGTCATTTTTGTACCACACTTAACTTTAATGTATTTATTAATTTTAACCATTTATCGCAGTTTTGGTGTGGCTTTAATATTAGCAATATTTTTTGGTTTAATAACTGATTTATATTTTGGAAGTATTTATGGTCTGTACATGTTTGGTTATATATTAGCTGTAGTGGTTATGGATAGATTTTTTAAAATATTCTATAAGGATAAAGTCATGATATTTATTATTATTTTGGTAAGTACTCTCTTAATAGAAATATACGTGGCATTAATTTATGGATTAATTGGATTTATACAATTTAATCTGTTAGAGTTCTTATTACTTAGATTATTACCAACGTTTATCCTCAATATAATCCTATTAACAATTCTATATCCTATCATGTTAAAATTTTTGAGGAAAATACAAATCAAGATTGACAGTAGGATATAA
- the rpmA gene encoding 50S ribosomal protein L27 encodes MLKLNLQFFASKKGVSSTKNGRDSESKRLGAKRADGQYVTGGSILYRQRGTKIYPGENVGRGGDDTLFAKIDGVVKFERKGRDKKQVSVYAVAE; translated from the coding sequence ATGTTAAAATTAAACTTACAGTTCTTCGCATCTAAAAAAGGGGTAAGTTCTACAAAAAACGGACGTGACTCTGAATCTAAACGTTTAGGTGCTAAACGTGCTGACGGTCAATACGTAACAGGTGGTTCAATTCTTTATCGCCAACGTGGTACTAAAATTTACCCTGGTGAAAATGTAGGTCGTGGTGGCGATGATACATTATTCGCTAAAATCGACGGCGTTGTTAAATTTGAACGCAAAGGTCGCGACAAAAAACAAGTTTCTGTATATGCAGTAGCTGAATAA
- the ruvA gene encoding Holliday junction branch migration protein RuvA translates to MYAYIKGKLTQLFPTHVVVDVNGVGYEIQTPNSYRFQKYLDKEVQIFTSLIVREDAQLLYGFINEEEKDMFLSLIKVTGIGPKSALAILATSTPNEVKQAIENENDAYLTKFPGIGKKTARQIVLDLKGKVQITEENTDTLLNVMNESNANESMIKEAMLALEALGYSKRELSKVEKVLKQSNMESVDEAVKIGLQTLVS, encoded by the coding sequence ATGTACGCGTATATTAAAGGTAAGCTAACACAATTGTTTCCTACACACGTCGTGGTAGACGTTAATGGTGTTGGATACGAAATTCAGACACCTAATTCATATCGTTTTCAAAAATATTTGGATAAAGAAGTTCAAATATTTACATCATTAATTGTTAGAGAAGATGCACAACTACTTTATGGTTTTATTAATGAAGAAGAAAAAGATATGTTTTTAAGTTTAATTAAAGTTACGGGAATAGGACCAAAGTCAGCATTGGCTATACTTGCAACAAGTACACCAAATGAAGTAAAACAAGCCATTGAGAATGAAAACGATGCATATCTAACTAAATTCCCAGGTATCGGTAAGAAAACTGCACGACAAATAGTACTAGATTTAAAAGGCAAAGTTCAAATTACGGAAGAAAATACTGACACACTTTTAAATGTTATGAATGAATCAAATGCCAATGAATCTATGATTAAGGAAGCGATGTTAGCTTTAGAAGCATTAGGTTATTCAAAACGTGAGTTATCTAAAGTTGAAAAGGTTCTAAAACAATCCAATATGGAATCAGTGGATGAAGCTGTTAAAATCGGATTACAAACATTAGTGTCATAA
- the radC gene encoding RadC family protein has product MRIKEMANSEKPRERLVNNGAASLSNSELLAILINTGRKGCSSIEIANELLSGIKSLKELKKFSINDLIKVKGIGYHKAITLKAAFEIGERINSVSQHEVIKITCPADVADLMMSKLKDLQQEHFYVLLLNSKNIVIKQKCIFVGTLNSSIIHPREIFNVAIKESCNSMIVVHNHPSGDVTPSEEDINTTIRLRDCGMILGINVLDHIIIGDNQFTSLVECGYFDNE; this is encoded by the coding sequence TTGAGAATCAAAGAAATGGCTAATTCAGAGAAACCGCGTGAGCGATTAGTAAATAATGGTGCTGCATCATTATCCAACTCAGAATTGTTAGCAATACTTATTAATACAGGTAGAAAGGGCTGCTCTAGTATTGAAATTGCAAATGAATTATTAAGTGGTATAAAATCGTTGAAAGAATTGAAAAAGTTCTCAATCAACGATTTAATCAAAGTCAAAGGTATTGGTTATCATAAAGCTATAACCTTAAAAGCTGCATTTGAGATAGGGGAGCGAATAAATAGTGTATCTCAACACGAAGTAATTAAAATTACTTGTCCTGCAGATGTTGCAGATTTAATGATGTCGAAGCTTAAAGATTTACAACAAGAACATTTTTATGTTCTTTTATTGAATTCCAAAAATATTGTTATTAAACAAAAATGTATTTTTGTAGGAACACTAAATAGTTCTATTATTCACCCTAGAGAAATTTTTAATGTTGCAATTAAAGAATCATGTAATTCAATGATAGTGGTTCATAATCACCCGTCTGGTGATGTTACACCTTCTGAAGAAGATATTAATACAACTATTAGATTAAGAGATTGTGGAATGATTTTAGGTATTAATGTATTGGACCATATTATTATTGGAGATAATCAGTTTACGAGTTTAGTAGAATGTGGTTACTTTGATAATGAATAG